In one window of Opisthocomus hoazin isolate bOpiHoa1 unplaced genomic scaffold, bOpiHoa1.hap1 HAP1_SCAFFOLD_211, whole genome shotgun sequence DNA:
- the ELL gene encoding RNA polymerase II elongation factor ELL produces the protein MAALQAERGYGLSCGRLGRGTRVSVFHVKLTESALRAFESYQACKDAVTSKPVIQFQGSQGHIAIPRPDRPTEVRTFTFYLSNIGKDSPQGSFDCIQQYVSSNGNIHLDCLGSIQDKITVCATDDSYQKARQSMAQAEEETRSRSAIVIKPGGRYVGKKVQVRKPAPGASDAVPSRKRPTPVNLASAIKRGNSAISQRPFKDRVVHLLALKPYKKPELILRLQKDGLSQQDKDLLDNLLQQVANLSAKDSTFTLKDCVYKDVQKDWPGYSEGDQQLLKRILVRKLCQPQNSSGFQGEAPSLSPPKDNVNSSSPPQKRSQPLEFIDPLANKKPRISHLAHRTQPTFNGKLNSSNGKDAPAPALPPALPESVSSSSSLPVLELPRPHDPLSDVSNDLTHNGRDCENAETADRLTHPLSTDCPQTSKHNCSSYVKTKKKSKKHKDKEKERKEKKSEEKCKEEKQDCEVIKNADLVSVPQEQVTGLNGTCNNSSVPTSTSEMPDYLLKYAAISSSEQRQSYKNDFNAEYNEYRDLHARIERITRRFTQLDAKLKQLLQGSEEYKTIHDQILQEYRKIKKTNPNYSQEKNRCEYLHNKLAHIKKLIAEYDQQQF, from the exons GATGCTGTGACATCAAAACCAGTAATCCAGTTTCAAGGAAGCCAAGGG CATATCGCAATTCCCAGGCCTGATCGACCTACGGAAGTACGGACTTTCACATTTTATCTTTCAAATATTGGCAAGGACAGCCCCCAAGGGAGTTTTGACTGCATCCAGCAGTATGTATCTAG caaTGGCAACATCCATTTGGATTGCCTCGGAAGCATACAGGATAAAATCACCGTGTGTGCTACTGATGATTCCTACCAGAAGGCAAGGCAAAGCATGGCGCAGGCGGAGGAGGAGACTCGCAGCCGGAGCGCGATAGTCATTAAACCTGGGGGGAGATACGTAG GCAAAAAGGTTCAGGTGCGCAAACCTGCGCCAGGAGCTTCCGATGCTGTTCCCTCCAGGAAGCGCCCAACGCCAGTCAACCTTGCCAGTGCAATAAAGAGAGGCAATAGTGCGATTTCTCAGAGACCCTTCAAGGACAGGGTTGTGCACTTACTGGCACTAAAGCCTTATAAGAAACCCGAACTTATTCTCAGATTGCAGAAGGATGGACTTTCTCAGCAGGACAAGGATTTGCTGGACAACCTTCTGCAGCAG GTGGCAAATTTGAGTGCCAAGGACAGCACTTTCACGTTGAAAGACTGTGTGTACAAAGACGTGCAGAAGGACTGGCCTGGCTACTCTGAAGGAGATCAACAGTTGCTGAAGAGGATACTTGTTCG GAAACTCTGTCAGCCGCAGAACAGTAGCGGTTTTCAAGGAGAAGCGCCTTCCCTGAGTCCACCAAAAGACAATGTGaactccagctctcctcctcag AAACGATCCCAGCCTCTGGAGTTTATCGATCCGCTGGCCAACAAAAAGCCCAGGATCTCGCATTTGGCTCACAGAACTCAGCCCACTTTCAACGGGAAACTGAATTCCTCCAACGGGAAGgatgcccctgcccctgccctgccgccGGCTCTCCCGGAGTCGgtgagctccagctccagcctcccGGTGCTGGAGCTGCCGAGGCCTCACGATCCCCTTTCGGATGTCAGCAACGACCTGACTCACAACGGCAGAGACTGTGAGAACGCGGAGACGGCTGACAGACTGACTCATCCTTTGTCAACAGACTGTCCCCAAACGAGCAAGCACAATTGCAGCTCGTAtgtaaaaaccaagaaaaaatccaaaaagcacaaagacaaggagaaggagagaaaggagaagaaaagtgaAGAGAAATGCAAAGAGGAGAAGCAGGACTGTGAAGTAATAAAAAACGCTGACTTAGTTAGTGTTCCCCAGGAGCAGGTCACAG gtttaaATGGAACATGCAATAATTCTAGTGTACCAACATCAACTTCAGAAATGCCAGATTATTTATT AAAATACGCAGCCATTTCCTCTTCGGAGCAGCGTCAGAGTTACAAAAACGACTTCAATGCAGAATACAACGAGTACAGAGACTTGCACGCTCGGATAGAGAGGATAACTCGGCGGTTTACGCAGTTAGACGCCAAGCTGAAGCAACTTTTGCAGGGCTCTGAAGAATATAAG ACCATCCATGATCAAATTTTACAGGAATATCGGAAAATTAAAAAG ACTAACCCCAATTACAGCCAAGAGAAGAACCGCTGCGAATACCTCCACAACAAACTGGCTCATATTAAAAAACTGATAGCAGAGTATGACCAACAGCAGTTTTAG
- the ISYNA1 gene encoding LOW QUALITY PROTEIN: inositol-3-phosphate synthase 1 (The sequence of the model RefSeq protein was modified relative to this genomic sequence to represent the inferred CDS: deleted 3 bases in 3 codons) has translation MAETFLVESPDVTYSKDFIEAKYTYSTVHVCKENGVTKVRPCSTRFTFRTGRQVPRLGVMLVGWGGNNGTTVTAAVLANRLGLSWMTKTGRKKANYYGSLLQASTVCLGTGPTGDVYVPFRDLLPMVHPNDIVFDGWDISSLNLAEAMRRAEVLDWPLQEQLWPHMEKMKPRPSIYIPEFIAANQEERADNVLRGSMAEQVEQIRRDIRDFKETSGVDKVIVLWTANTERFCDVVPGLNDTADNLLWAIERGLEVSPSTLFAVASILEGCAYINGSPQNTFVPGAVELAAQRRVFICGDDFKSGQTKLKSVLVDFLVGAGLKAKSIVSYNHLGNNDGKNLSAPQQFRSKEISKSNVVDDMVQANPILYGPQDKPDHCVVIKYVPYVGDSKRALDEYTSEIMMGGTNTIVIHNTCEDSLLASPIILDLAILTELCQRVTFRTEADPEFQGFHSVLSIVAFLCKAPLVPEGTPVVNALFRQRSCIENILRACLGLPPQNHMLLEHKMQRLGPSPKRSCPGGATCPLAPKKAPAAAQLNGHPCPSTPRRGPPRAPLHVDGAD, from the exons ATGGCAGAGACGTTCCTTGTGGAGAGCCCCGACGTCACCTACAGCAAGGACTTCATCGAGGCCAAGTACACGTACAGCACCGTGCACGTCTGCAAGGAGAACGGCGTCACCAAG GTGCGGCCGTGCTCGACCCGCTTCACCTTCCGGACGGGGCGGCAGGTCCCTCGCCTGGGGGTGATGCTGGTGGGCTGGGGGGGCAACAACGGCACGACGGTGACGGCGGCCGTGCTGGCCAACAGGCTGGGGCTCTCCTGGATGACCAAGACGGGGCGCAAG AAAGCCAACTACTACGGCTCCCTGCTCCAAGCCTCCACCGTCTGCCTGGGCACCGGCCCCACCGGTGATGTCTACGTGCCTTTCCGGGACCTCCTGCCCATGGTGCACCCCAACGACATCGTCTTTGACG GCTGGGACATCTCCTCGCTGAACCTGGCGGAGGCCATGCGGCGGGCGGAGGTGCTGGACTGGCcgctgcaggagcagctctggcccCACATGGAGAAGATGAAGCCCCGACCCTCCATCTACATCCCCGAGTTCATCGCCGCCAACCAGGAGGAGCGGGCGGACAACGTCCTCCGTGGGTCCATGGCTGAGCAG GTGGAGCAGATCCGCAGGGACATCCGGGACTTCAAGGAGACCAGCGGGGTGGACAAAGTCATCGTTCTCTGGACGGCCAACACGGAGCGCTTCTGTGACGTCGTGCCAGGGCTCAACGACACCGCGGACAACCTGCTGTGGGCCATCGAG CGAGGCCTGGAGGTGTCCCCGTCCACGCTCTTCGCGGTGGCCAGCATCCTGGAGGGCTGCGCCTACATCAACGGCTCCCCGCAGAACACCTTCGTGCCGGGGGCGGTGGAGTTGGCCGCCCAGCGCCGCGTCTTCATCTGCGGCGACGACTTCAAGTCCGGTCAGACCAAGCTCAAGTCGGTGCTGGTGGACTTCTTGGTGGGCGCTGGACTCAAG gcCAAGTCCATCGTGAGCTACAACCACCTGGGGAACAACGACGGGAAGAACCTCTCGGCCCCGCAGCAGTTCCGCTCCAAGGAGATCTCCAAGAGCAACGTGGTGGATGACATGGTCCAGGCCAACCCCATCCTCTACGGTCCCCAGGACAAGCCCGACCACTGC GTGGTGATCAAGTACGTCCCCTACGTGGGGGACAGCAAACGTGCGCTGGACGAGTACACGTCGGAGATCATGATGGGGGGCACCAACACCATCGTCATCCACAACACGTGCGAG GACTCGCTGCTGGCCAGCCCCATCATCCTGGACCTGGCCATCCTGACGGAGCTGTGCCAGCGCGTCACCTTCCGCACCGAGGCCGACCCCGAGTTCCAGGGCTTCCACAGCGTCCTCTCCATCGTCGCCTTCCTCTGCAAGGCCCCGCTGGTGCCCGAGGGCACCCCCGTCGTCAACGCCCTCTTCCGCCAGCGCAGCTGCATCGAGAACATCCTGAG ggcctgcctggggctgccccccCAGAACCACATGCTGCTGGAGCACAAGATGCAGCGGCTG GGGCCCAGCCCGAAGCgctcctgccccgggggggcCACCTGC CCCCTCGCCCCCAAGAAGGCGCCGGCGGCCGCCCAGCTCAACGGgcacccctgccccagcaccccccgc cggggacccccccgcgcccccctccACGTCGACGGGGCTGACTAA
- the LOC142359395 gene encoding LOW QUALITY PROTEIN: single-stranded DNA-binding protein 2-like (The sequence of the model RefSeq protein was modified relative to this genomic sequence to represent the inferred CDS: deleted 5 bases in 3 codons) yields the protein MPNQPPVGVPGSQALLPNAMDPAARSQGHPGMGGPMQRLNPPRGLAGMAPQTYGSAMRPPPSSLPGPAMPAMNMGPGGRGPWPNPNTNSIAYSSSSPGNYGGPPGGGGPPGTPILPSPGDSTNSSENMYTMMNPIGPAGSRPSFPMGPGPEGPMGAMGAMEPHHINGSLGSGDMDGLPKSSPSNLGALSNPPGTPRDDAELSSNFLNPFQSDSYSPSMTMSVVSTRAEAADSQTPPP from the exons ATGCCGAACCAG cctcccgTGGGTGTCCCCGGCTCCCAGGCGCTGCTGCCCAACGCCATGGACCCGGCCGCACGGTCACAGG GGCATCCTGGCATGGGGGGCCCGATGCAGCGCCTGAACCCCCCACGAGGCCTGGCCGGCATGGCCCCCCAG accTACGGCAGCGCGatgcgg cccccccccagctcgctgcccggcccggccATGCCCGCCATGAACAT gggtcccggcgggcgcgggccctGGCCGAACCCCAACACCAACTCC attgcCTACTCCTCCTCGTCCCCTGGGAATTACGGG ggccctcccgggggcggcggc ccccccggcacccccatcCTTCCCAGCCCCGGAG actCCACCAACTCCAGTGAGAACATGTACACCATGATGAACCCCATCGGGCCTGCGGGGAGCCGGCCGAGT tTCCCGATGGGGCCCGGCCCCGAGGGGCCCATGGGTGCCATGGGCGCGATGGAGCCGCATCACATAAACGGATCCTTAG GCTCCGGGGACATGGACGGGCTGCcaaag agctcCCCCAGTAACCTGGGGGCCCTGAGcaacccccccggcacc ccgcggGACGACGCCGAGCTGAGCAGCAATTTCTTGAACCCCTTCCAAAGCGACAGC TACTCGCCCAGCATGACCATGAGCGTTGTGAGCACCCGCGCCGAGGCCGCCGACAGCCAGACACCCcccccatga